GTGCCTGAACTTCTGCTGGAATATGCAGGCTATGCGATTACTGCCGGCACAGTGCTGGTCAGCATCTCCCAGCTCACCGTGGATGAGGGCTTGGAAGAGAAGCTGATGGCATCGGTGAAGTAATCAATTGAACCTTCATTAACCTTTGGGGTGTGGTTCCGATCTGTCGCAGGCAAGAGCGGAACCTCCCCGAAGGTTTCTGGATTCTTGGAGGGAATGACCAGTCAAAAAAGTGTATGCTGGACTTTTGCTCCTTATTAACCTATTGTTGCTCTTTTAGTAAAGAGGGTTGGTATTGGTTAGAAGAGCTTTTACACTGCTAATGACCGGAATCTTGCCGTGCTGGCTATGGTCTGTCTGGAAACCCCAATCAGATCTCCCAGGTCCTTTTGAGTAAGTAAATCCAGCAAGATGTAGGATTTGCCCTTATGGTCATGTACCTGAAGATCAAAGAAGGAGTCTATGAATGTCAGCTTTTCTAGCGCTTTCTTTTCATGTATTTTTTTAAGCTTTTTCTCTGCGCTACACCACCTTTTGACCAGATAGGAGATGAACCATTCTGATGTTTCAGGAGATTGAATCACCATTTTCTTGAAAAAATCCCGACTATACACCCTCAGCTTGGTGTCGATTAGCGATTTAGAAAATTCAAAAAATTGATTGTTCAGGTATCGCAGATCTCCGAAGAAATCACCTTTCAACAGCACATCAAAGGTGAACTCCTCTCCATCTTCTGTATAGCTGCCCAGTTTGATGGCTCCTTCTAGAATCTCATAGATATAAAGATGCTCAGAGCTAGGGTCGTAGATATACTCGTTTTTTTTTATCACACATTCCTTGACCATTCCAGACATTTGATCACCATGAGTAAGGGAAAGCTTATCATAGAATCTGAAACTGCTGTAGGATTCGTTATTTGGACGTACGGGGGTTGCCATTATTTTGGTTGATTGCTCACCAAATTTACCCTATAGAATCCATGCTTAGGTTATGCGTGGTTTAAGTATTGATTATTCGAAGATTACCCCCAAAGCATTTTCAGGAGAGTAAATAAAACTAACTCTCCTGAAAATGAATGGGAAGAAGCATGGATATGGGGGCACACCATATTCATGGCTTGCTGTTACTTTTTAATGCCTGGGTAAAAGGTGCTTTCCGGCAGTTCTATGGAAAGATTGAGTAGGTACTTGACTACAGGAGCCACATCTACCAGTCCCATTTCTTGTATTTCTACATTTTCTTTGATTCCTGCGCCCCAGGCTATAAAGCCCGTTTCTATCTCGTCAAAATCAGGGAAATACCCGTGAGTCCCCCCTCTAGCGGCTTTTAATACACTGCCACTAGTAGATCCGGAGAATGAAATGCCCTGAATAGGCGCCAGGGCAAGAACTGCATTTGGATCGGCTCCTATCAGGTCCAGTTCTTCCCGCTTAACTACTCTAAATAGCTTTTTGATGTTTTTAGGTAGCTCGTTTAACAATTGCTTAACCTGAGCTAGGGTCTCTTCATCATTGGGATCCTTCAGGTGAAGGAATGCAGAGGCTCCACTCGTATGAAATGCAGCCTTCCAGTCGCCCCGGTCTGATTTATTTTCCATCAGGCCTGCTTCCACCAGCCAGATATTTGGACTAATGGAACTGTGTATATTGACAAACCCGTGATCCCCGGTAATTATAAATGCAGTTTTGTCCAGAATCCCTGCGCGCTCAGCAGCTTCCATGATTTTACCTATGGCCCGGTCTGTAGCGGCGATGGATTTGTAAACCATAGGTCCATCTCTTCCTTCTTCATGTTGAAAATGGTCAGTAGCGATCAAGTGCAGAGTAATCAAGTTGGGGCGATATGTTTCCAGTACATATCCTGCCATTTCACCTATACGGTCCTCCCTGTTCAGGTAATCACCATTAAAGGTTTTTTCGTTTAGCTTACCCAATACATTTAATTCCATTTCTGCTAATAGTCCCTTAGGGGTTTCCATTTCTCGCATGGGCTCTATTCTTCCATAACCTTCCAGACTCCAAAATTCGGGTAGGTTGTAATCAATGGGGGCATTTACCGAAACCGGCCATAGAAAACTGGCACTGGTCATGCCATCTGCTTTTACAGCGTCCCAAAGTGTAGGTACCTGGATCAATTCTGACTCCCAATACCAGCGGCCGGTTTGACCATTCGGTTCAAATGGCGCATTGTAGTAGATTCCATGTTGGGCAGGAAGGTGGCCTGTGATTACTGTAGTATGTGAGGGGTAGGTGACGGAAGGGAATACTCCCGTGACCCCAAGAGAGCGAGCACCTTCCCTCGCCATAGTTTGTAGATTAGGTGCTGGCCATTTTTCCTCCAGATAGAAATTGGGTCTGAAGCCATCAATGGAAATCAAAATCACATGCTCGGCTGGGCTGCTTTCCTGAGCCCTTGCTAAGCTCGAAATAGATAAACCCAGCGAGAATGCTATTAGTGTTTTATGATAAATTTTGGAGAACATATTAGTAATGAATTTATAGGAATCCACCCTCAATCAAACTGAGGGTGGATTATGAGAAAAGATTAGAAGAAAATTTTGCCAGAAAGCTGGAGTTGGAAAGGAGTTCCTCCTGGTGTGGTCACACCTACATTTGGATTCACTTCATACTCATAGGCTTTCTTGACCGGATCAAAGCTTCGGATGGTCAATAGGTTTTGATTGCCTAGGTTCTTGGTGGTTCCCCATTCTTTATTCAGGAGATTGGCTACGTTGAAAATGTCCAGGCCTAGTTCTATTCCAGATTTTCTTTGACCTGTGAAGTAGATTTTCTTTGCTGCTCTTAGATCCCAGTTGCCAAAGTATCCGTTCTCTCCACCATTTCTCACGGCCACCTTACCCAGACTTTCTCGGATGTAATCCTGAGCGAGGTTATCTGGGTTGGACAAAACAGCATTCATTCCTTCGATTATGGTTTCAGAAAGTCCTGGAGTCTCCGGGTCAAATACAAAGGCTAAGTCATTTGAACTCACAAAATCACCATTCACATTTCCGTTTACACGCAGGGAATACCGTGTCCCACCTATTCCTGAATACCTAACTCCAACAGTAAATCCCTTCCAGGAAGGCAAGGTGCCATATACTACTACCTTACTTCTGTACTGACCATTAGAGTAGCTCATTGCTGATAAATCTCTAGGATCATCTACCACCATTTGGAATAAGGTAGCACTGTTTGCTACGTTTCCATTGTAGGAGGTATTGTCCTTACTGTCATTCCAGGTATAGCTGGCAGAGATCTGACCGTCTTTGTAATATTGGTAGGTTCCATCAAGTACTATGGTAAAGGTGTTGTTGCGTCCTTCACTGTTCAGTTCCAATACTCTGCCTATTTCATTGGTTTTTCTACCTTGGGTCCAATCTGCATTACCATTTGATGTGCTGATGGTCTCAGCGGGAACATAAACACCTCTATTCCCTTCCTCAGTAAGCTGGAAATAAGGTTGATCCACCATATTTCTGTCCACATACATGTAGTTATTTCTTGCTAGCGAAGCAATGAAGTTCACTCCCAGTCGCAACTTGTTATTGATGATTCTATTGTACATCAGGTTTGCCTTATACACCGTAGGTACTTTGAGATCCTCACTGTTCATATTGATAGTGGTCACCGGCGAGATGCCAGGTTGGTTCAAAAGGTCTACTCCAGGTGCAGTGCTCGGATCGTTTCTGTAGGATTCAAAATTTGGTGTAGGTACCAGATCTCCTGTGATATCTACAGCGAATATCTTGGTACCGTCAAATTGAAGGTTGTTGACATCAGAATAGTTGTTGAGCGCAGAGCCAAAGATACCAGCACCTACTCTTAGAATATCCTGTTGTTTTTCATTGATATCCCAAGTGAACTGGAATCGAGGCTGAATCTGAAAACCACCGGTTTTCACGTCTGTGCGCAGGCCTAATTCATCATATACAGTCTGGTTGAAGGAGGGACTGTTTTTGTATGTAGTATAATCCCCGCGTAAGCCTAACACTAGTTCCATTCCCTGCCCGAAGTCTGTAGCTGCTTGGGCATAAATACCACCTCCAAAAATACTCTGCTCTACAGTAGGATCCTCTGTGGCCACCTCTCTTGCATATCGGTAAGGCTGAAGGTTCTCAAAATTGTCCAATCCTGTAAAATAGAACCTGCCGTTGAATTCACTGGTGGCCAAGGAGGTAAGGTTGTTTAGAAGTAGGTCAGCTCCAAAGGTGTAATTGGTTCTGCCTTTAGTTAAGTAGAGGTTATTCACCAATTGGTATACGTTAGATTCAAAACGCTCAGGCAGGTATCTTTGTCCACCGAGTTGAATAGTGGTGTTGACATTCCTTCCATCTACTTCGGATTCTACTCTTTGTACTATAGCTCTTGGGATATTGGAGCTGGGCAATTGTTCATTGGGTCTGCCATCATCCAAAGTATAGAGGTATTGGAGCTTGAGCTCGTTGGTCAAGTTATTATTGATTTCTGTTCTTAAAGAGGCCATCAAGCTATTAGCGGTGGATAAGTGATCTCCATAGACCTCATAAAGGTTGATGGAACTATTGTCTGAAACACCTTGGCTATTAAGGTCTCGGGAAAAATTATTTCGAATGCTGAGCAGGTTGGCCTGGTTGATTTGATAATCTATTCTTGCAAAAGCAGTGTGAGAATATCTCTTTTTTTCAAAGCTTCCTGTTTGTGGGGATTCGGCAACCCCATATTCTTCTCTGGCGATTTCTAGGTAGCGGTCCAAAGATGCTTGGGATAAATTGTACCGGTTTTCATCTTCAGGGGTTCTGATATCTGCGATATAAAGTGGTCTTGCATCCCGCTGTCCATCATAGGCTAAGAAGAAATGCAACTTATCTTTAATAAAAGGTCCTCCTAGAGTAAAGCCATATTGCTGGATTGAAAACTCATCTTCTCTCTCATTGCCCCTGGTATCATATTTACTGGCCAGCCAGTCAGCTCTGTTGTAAAGGAAGGCTGATCCATGCAGGGTGTTGGTGCCGGTTTTTGTCACAGCACTTATTATACCTCCTCCACTTCGGCCATTGGTTACATCATAATCATTGGTTACCACCTCAAATTCCCGGATGGCTTCCATGGATATAGAGAATGGGCCCCTGTTGGTAGATCCACTCGATAGGGGACTTCTGTTGGTCATACCGTCTATGGTGTAGTTGGTGGACGAGTACAATTGGCCTAGTAAATTACTGCCTCTGGATACCGGTGAAAGATCAACCAGTGAGTTGAAATTCCTACCGTTTACAGGTAGAGTTTCCATGTCTTTGGCAGTTACGGCGGTTGAACTCCCAAATCTATCTATACTGTTGTTTAGAGAATTGGCGACAACACTGACCTCACTTAAGGTCTGGGTGTTTTCATCCAGTTGTATATCCAGCTTGATGCGTTCACCTTGATTCACTGCGTAACCAGTAAAGGTCTTGGTGCCATAGCCTAAATAAGTACAGGTCACCGTGTAGTCATTGGCTAGCGGAAGCTGGTTAATAATGTAATTCCCCGTCAAATTCGTTACAGCAGATGCGGTAAAGCCTGTTAATTCATTTTTAACCAGAATAGCAGCACCGATCAGGGGTTCTCCGCTTTGGTCTGACACCTTTCCGGAAATCGAAGCATTGGTAGCCTGGGAATAGGACTCTATGCTTACTCCGAGCAGCAAGAGGAATAACCAGAATCCAGCCTTTAAGTGGGTAAAAGTTTTTGAATTCATATTGAATAGTTTAGGGTTGATTTTTGCCCAAAACTAGATTCAACTGCCCCGCCGGGAATGTTAATTTTTAACATTCAAAAGGGGGTTAACAAAATGATAAAATGGGTAACATGAGGTAAATATGAAGTTTTGGTAAACTGGATAAGTGAATAGCATCAAGGTCATATGGCCTGTGAATTCTGGCTCTAGCCAGTGCTGGGACTAAACATTGATTCTTTTACCCAGGGTTGCGCCGTGCATCCGTACTTTGGCCTGCTCAGCGTGGATTCCCTTATTAGGCTCACATTTTTGATGACCTGTCCCCGATACCTGAGGAGAATCAGATGTCAGGCTTGCATAACATTATATTCCCCTAAAATCAGTTTATCACCTTGGTCGATTGACTTGGACTGGGGTGCCATGGAGTGAGTATATGCGGTTTTGGTTTACTTTTGCCCGTCTTCCACAGGAAGGGCAGAAAAAAAGAAGGATAATATATTCCAAGGCTAATAAAAATGAATTAAAGACTAGAGATGTTAGTTGAGATTTTTAGGATTGGTAGAGTCTTTAGTCGAAAGGAAATTTTATTTCTGACATGTAGCCACTCTAATTAAAATGAGAGCCATCTTTTAACCTAACAGAAGGTTAACATTCCCTTAGCCGATACTTTGATGGATGGATTTACATTCGAGCTAATGAAATCCCTCAAACTTGAATCCTGGTTTCTCTTGGCCTTTGGCCTATTCACTGCCTTTTGGGGCTTGGATTCCTTTAGTATTTACATTCTGGATGAAGCCAAAAATGCTGAGGCAGCCAGAGAAATGTGGGAAAATGCTTCCTGGTTTTTTCCTACCTTCAATGGGGAACCACGATACGATAAGCCACCTTTGCACTATTTTTTCTTTGGCATTGCTTACAAGGTATTGGGGGTGAATGCTTTTGCTGCCCGGTTTTTTCCTGCATTGGCAGGGTGGGTCTGTGGCCTTTTGATTTTCTTCCGAGTTCGGGAGCGATTTGGGGAAAAGGAAGCGGGTTGGGCTTATGTGGGCTTGATTGCCTCTTTGCAATGGGGCATTCAGTTTAGACTGGCTGTTCCGGATCCTTTTTTGATTTTATTTCTTACCGCTTGTATTTTGAAACTGGAGGCTTTTTTCCATGACGAGCAACATCCCAAAAAGCACCTGCGTCTGGCATCTGTTTTTCTGGCATTGGCTTTTCTAAGTAAAGGGCCTGTAGCATTGGTGTTAGTAGCAGGGACAGGTCTGGGGTACCTACTTTTGCAGCGCAAATCCCCACAATCCCTTTGGAAAAGGATGCTGGATCCTATGTCGGTTTTGATATTCTGTGGGATTGCCTTGCCCTGGTATTTTTTGGTGTACTATCATTATGGGGGTGAGTGGCTCAGTCAGTTTGTTTTTAAACATAATATTTCCAGATTTTCCCAACCTATGGAGGGACATGGAGGGCCTTTTTATTTGCCTTTTTTGTTCGCACTTGCGGGTTTTTTTCCTGCCTCCCTGCTGTTGTTTCTGCCTTGGAAAAATCGCTTTCGGAATTTGAGATCTCGACCACTGCTGTTGATTTCCCTTATTTATATAGGAATCACCGTATGCTTTTTCTCTATATCCAGCACCAAACTGCCAGGTTATATAGCACCTGCATTTCCATTTATGGCAGTGCTGTTTGGATGGCAGATTAAAGGAATCAACAGGCTTAAGGGAATTTTCCTAACCAATCTACTCATAGGGATTATACTGGTGGCTTTTCCCTTTGTGATCTTTTTTACCAGTGATTTACAGTTGGTCTATTTGGGAGAGGAACTTTCGGTGTCCCATTTTGCTCTACTTT
This genomic window from Algoriphagus sp. TR-M9 contains:
- a CDS encoding Crp/Fnr family transcriptional regulator, giving the protein MATPVRPNNESYSSFRFYDKLSLTHGDQMSGMVKECVIKKNEYIYDPSSEHLYIYEILEGAIKLGSYTEDGEEFTFDVLLKGDFFGDLRYLNNQFFEFSKSLIDTKLRVYSRDFFKKMVIQSPETSEWFISYLVKRWCSAEKKLKKIHEKKALEKLTFIDSFFDLQVHDHKGKSYILLDLLTQKDLGDLIGVSRQTIASTARFRSLAV
- a CDS encoding alkaline phosphatase family protein, translating into MFSKIYHKTLIAFSLGLSISSLARAQESSPAEHVILISIDGFRPNFYLEEKWPAPNLQTMAREGARSLGVTGVFPSVTYPSHTTVITGHLPAQHGIYYNAPFEPNGQTGRWYWESELIQVPTLWDAVKADGMTSASFLWPVSVNAPIDYNLPEFWSLEGYGRIEPMREMETPKGLLAEMELNVLGKLNEKTFNGDYLNREDRIGEMAGYVLETYRPNLITLHLIATDHFQHEEGRDGPMVYKSIAATDRAIGKIMEAAERAGILDKTAFIITGDHGFVNIHSSISPNIWLVEAGLMENKSDRGDWKAAFHTSGASAFLHLKDPNDEETLAQVKQLLNELPKNIKKLFRVVKREELDLIGADPNAVLALAPIQGISFSGSTSGSVLKAARGGTHGYFPDFDEIETGFIAWGAGIKENVEIQEMGLVDVAPVVKYLLNLSIELPESTFYPGIKK
- a CDS encoding TonB-dependent receptor, translating into MNSKTFTHLKAGFWLFLLLLGVSIESYSQATNASISGKVSDQSGEPLIGAAILVKNELTGFTASAVTNLTGNYIINQLPLANDYTVTCTYLGYGTKTFTGYAVNQGERIKLDIQLDENTQTLSEVSVVANSLNNSIDRFGSSTAVTAKDMETLPVNGRNFNSLVDLSPVSRGSNLLGQLYSSTNYTIDGMTNRSPLSSGSTNRGPFSISMEAIREFEVVTNDYDVTNGRSGGGIISAVTKTGTNTLHGSAFLYNRADWLASKYDTRGNEREDEFSIQQYGFTLGGPFIKDKLHFFLAYDGQRDARPLYIADIRTPEDENRYNLSQASLDRYLEIAREEYGVAESPQTGSFEKKRYSHTAFARIDYQINQANLLSIRNNFSRDLNSQGVSDNSSINLYEVYGDHLSTANSLMASLRTEINNNLTNELKLQYLYTLDDGRPNEQLPSSNIPRAIVQRVESEVDGRNVNTTIQLGGQRYLPERFESNVYQLVNNLYLTKGRTNYTFGADLLLNNLTSLATSEFNGRFYFTGLDNFENLQPYRYAREVATEDPTVEQSIFGGGIYAQAATDFGQGMELVLGLRGDYTTYKNSPSFNQTVYDELGLRTDVKTGGFQIQPRFQFTWDINEKQQDILRVGAGIFGSALNNYSDVNNLQFDGTKIFAVDITGDLVPTPNFESYRNDPSTAPGVDLLNQPGISPVTTINMNSEDLKVPTVYKANLMYNRIINNKLRLGVNFIASLARNNYMYVDRNMVDQPYFQLTEEGNRGVYVPAETISTSNGNADWTQGRKTNEIGRVLELNSEGRNNTFTIVLDGTYQYYKDGQISASYTWNDSKDNTSYNGNVANSATLFQMVVDDPRDLSAMSYSNGQYRSKVVVYGTLPSWKGFTVGVRYSGIGGTRYSLRVNGNVNGDFVSSNDLAFVFDPETPGLSETIIEGMNAVLSNPDNLAQDYIRESLGKVAVRNGGENGYFGNWDLRAAKKIYFTGQRKSGIELGLDIFNVANLLNKEWGTTKNLGNQNLLTIRSFDPVKKAYEYEVNPNVGVTTPGGTPFQLQLSGKIFF
- a CDS encoding ArnT family glycosyltransferase, with the translated sequence MKSLKLESWFLLAFGLFTAFWGLDSFSIYILDEAKNAEAAREMWENASWFFPTFNGEPRYDKPPLHYFFFGIAYKVLGVNAFAARFFPALAGWVCGLLIFFRVRERFGEKEAGWAYVGLIASLQWGIQFRLAVPDPFLILFLTACILKLEAFFHDEQHPKKHLRLASVFLALAFLSKGPVALVLVAGTGLGYLLLQRKSPQSLWKRMLDPMSVLIFCGIALPWYFLVYYHYGGEWLSQFVFKHNISRFSQPMEGHGGPFYLPFLFALAGFFPASLLLFLPWKNRFRNLRSRPLLLISLIYIGITVCFFSISSTKLPGYIAPAFPFMAVLFGWQIKGINRLKGIFLTNLLIGIILVAFPFVIFFTSDLQLVYLGEELSVSHFALLLVFVLGAFLWRQKPGFSFLFLGVGFGLFKVMLISQVLPLLDQQNPVVLSMPFLEKTEEVVYWKSFNPAFPFHLQKTIPAWVPDENRDAIIITDAKHLESFPVPYQEIFRAKDTFENKETVLIRQMPVLP